From a region of the Enterobacter cancerogenus genome:
- the bcp gene encoding thioredoxin-dependent thiol peroxidase has product MNPLKAGDIAPKFSLPDQDGEQVNLTDFQGQRVLVYFYPKAMTPGCTVQACGLRDNMDDLKKAGVEVLGISTDKPEKLSRFAEKELLNFTLLSDEDHQVCEQFGIWGEKTFMGKTYDGIHRISFLIDADGKVEHVFDDFKTSNHHDVVLNWLKENA; this is encoded by the coding sequence ATGAACCCACTGAAAGCCGGTGATATCGCACCGAAATTTAGCTTGCCGGATCAAGACGGCGAGCAAGTAAATTTAACCGACTTCCAGGGACAGCGTGTTCTGGTCTATTTCTACCCGAAAGCCATGACTCCGGGCTGTACCGTACAGGCCTGTGGTTTGCGCGACAACATGGATGACCTGAAAAAAGCCGGTGTAGAAGTGCTGGGTATCAGCACCGATAAGCCCGAAAAGCTGTCACGGTTTGCGGAAAAAGAGCTGCTGAACTTTACGCTGCTTTCCGACGAGGACCACCAGGTCTGCGAACAGTTTGGCATCTGGGGCGAGAAGACTTTTATGGGCAAAACCTACGACGGTATTCACCGCATCAGCTTCCTGATTGACGCTGACGGGAAAGTTGAGCATGTGTTCGATGATTTCAAAACCAGCAACCACCATGACGTGGTGTTGAACTGGCTAAAAGAAAACGCGTGA
- a CDS encoding glycine cleavage system transcriptional repressor gives MTTSSQHYLVITALGADRPGIVNTITRHVSSCGCNIEDSRLAMLGEEFTFIMLLSGTWNAITLIESTLPLKGAELDLLIVMKRTTARPRPALPSTVWVQVEVPDSPHLIERFTALFDSHQMNIAELVSRIQPGDNSETPTLFIQITAHSPASQDASNIEQAFKALCTELRAQGSISVVNYSQHEQDGVE, from the coding sequence TTGACAACCTCATCACAACATTACCTGGTTATCACTGCGCTGGGTGCTGACAGGCCGGGTATTGTGAACACCATCACCCGCCACGTAAGCAGCTGCGGCTGTAATATCGAAGACAGCCGCCTGGCTATGCTTGGCGAAGAGTTCACGTTTATTATGCTGCTGTCCGGGACATGGAACGCCATTACGCTTATTGAATCTACCCTGCCCCTGAAAGGCGCGGAGCTGGATCTGCTGATCGTCATGAAGCGTACCACCGCGCGCCCACGCCCGGCGCTGCCTTCCACCGTCTGGGTACAGGTTGAAGTTCCTGATTCTCCGCATTTGATTGAGCGTTTCACCGCGCTGTTTGACAGCCATCAGATGAATATTGCCGAGCTGGTTTCCCGTATACAGCCGGGAGACAATAGCGAGACCCCCACACTGTTTATTCAAATCACGGCGCACAGTCCTGCCTCGCAGGATGCCTCAAATATTGAGCAAGCCTTCAAAGCCCTCTGTACAGAATTACGCGCGCAGGGCAGTATAAGCGTCGTTAATTATTCTCAGCATGAACAAGACGGAGTCGAGTAA
- the dapA gene encoding 4-hydroxy-tetrahydrodipicolinate synthase, with protein sequence MFTGSIVALVTPMDEKGNVCRSSMKKLIDYHVANGTSAIVSVGTTGESATLSHEEHGDVVMLTLELADGRIPVIAGTGANATAEAISLTQRFNDSGIVGCLTVTPYYNRPTQEGLFQHFKAIAEHTDLPQILYNVPSRTGCDMLPETVGRLSKVKNIIGIKEATGNLSRVHQIKELVSDDFILLSGDDASALDFMQLGGHGVISVTANVAARDMAEMCKLAAAGHFDDARVINQRLMPLHNKLFVEPNPIPVKWACKELGLVATDTLRLPMTPITDHGRDIVAGALKHAGLL encoded by the coding sequence ATGTTCACGGGAAGTATTGTCGCGCTTGTTACACCGATGGATGAAAAAGGTAATGTCTGCCGGTCAAGCATGAAGAAGCTGATTGATTACCATGTCGCCAACGGAACCTCGGCGATCGTTTCGGTAGGGACTACCGGTGAATCTGCCACGTTGAGCCACGAAGAGCACGGCGATGTGGTGATGCTGACCCTTGAGCTGGCTGACGGACGCATTCCCGTCATCGCGGGAACGGGTGCGAATGCCACCGCAGAAGCTATCAGCCTGACTCAACGTTTCAACGACAGCGGCATTGTCGGCTGTCTGACGGTTACCCCTTACTACAACCGTCCTACCCAGGAAGGTTTGTTCCAGCATTTCAAAGCCATCGCTGAACATACTGACTTGCCACAAATTCTGTATAATGTGCCGTCCCGCACCGGTTGCGATATGCTGCCGGAAACCGTTGGTCGCCTCTCGAAAGTAAAAAATATTATCGGGATTAAAGAGGCAACGGGGAACTTAAGCCGCGTTCATCAGATCAAAGAGCTGGTTTCAGACGACTTTATCCTGTTGAGTGGTGATGACGCGAGCGCGCTGGACTTTATGCAGCTCGGAGGCCATGGCGTGATTTCCGTAACGGCAAACGTTGCGGCGCGCGATATGGCGGAAATGTGCAAGCTGGCGGCGGCCGGTCATTTTGATGACGCTCGCGTGATTAATCAGCGTCTGATGCCGTTGCACAATAAATTATTTGTCGAACCCAATCCGATCCCAGTGAAATGGGCCTGTAAGGAGTTGGGACTTGTAGCAACCGACACGCTGCGTCTGCCAATGACACCGATTACCGACCACGGTCGCGATATCGTCGCTGGCGCGCTCAAGCATGCTGGTTTGCTGTAA
- the bamC gene encoding outer membrane protein assembly factor BamC encodes MAYSVQKSRLAKVASVSLVMLLAACSSDSRYKRQVSGDESYLDATPLAELHAPAGMILPIQNGDYNIPVTNGSGQVGKALDIRPPAQPLALVSGARTQFTGDTASLLVESGRNSTLWPQVVSVIQAKNYTIDKRDDASQTLTTDWINWNRLDEDQQYRGRYQVSVKPQGYQQAVTVKLLNLEQAGKAVADPASMQRYSTEMLNVIAAGLDKNATDAANAARSSNGTTFDVQSAADETGLPMLVVRAPFNQTWQRLPATLEKMGMKVSDSTRSTGSMTATYKPLSDSAWQELGARDPQLASGDYKIQVGDLDNRSSLQFIDPKGHTLTQSQNDALVAVFQAAFSK; translated from the coding sequence ATGGCTTATTCAGTACAGAAGTCGCGCCTGGCGAAGGTTGCGAGTGTTTCGCTTGTGATGCTGCTCGCTGCCTGTAGTTCAGACTCGCGCTACAAGCGCCAGGTGAGCGGTGATGAATCCTATCTGGATGCGACACCGCTTGCTGAACTTCACGCACCTGCTGGCATGATCCTGCCGATTCAAAACGGTGATTACAATATTCCCGTGACCAACGGTAGCGGTCAGGTGGGTAAAGCGCTTGATATTCGTCCACCGGCACAGCCTCTGGCGCTGGTGAGCGGCGCGCGTACCCAGTTTACCGGTGATACCGCATCGCTGTTGGTTGAAAGCGGCCGCAACAGCACCCTGTGGCCGCAGGTGGTGAGCGTCATTCAGGCGAAGAATTACACCATCGACAAACGTGACGACGCCAGCCAGACGTTAACCACCGACTGGATTAACTGGAACCGTCTGGATGAAGATCAGCAGTACCGTGGTCGTTATCAAGTCTCCGTTAAGCCTCAGGGTTATCAGCAGGCGGTCACCGTTAAGCTGCTGAACCTGGAGCAGGCGGGTAAAGCGGTGGCCGATCCGGCTTCCATGCAGCGCTACAGCACCGAAATGCTGAACGTGATTGCCGCCGGTCTGGATAAAAACGCGACGGATGCGGCTAACGCAGCGCGGAGCAGTAACGGGACCACCTTCGACGTGCAGAGCGCCGCTGATGAGACCGGTCTGCCAATGCTGGTCGTTCGTGCGCCATTTAACCAGACCTGGCAGCGCCTGCCAGCGACGCTGGAAAAAATGGGCATGAAGGTTTCTGACAGCACGCGTTCAACGGGTAGCATGACGGCAACCTATAAACCGCTGTCCGATAGCGCATGGCAGGAACTGGGCGCACGCGATCCACAGTTGGCCTCCGGCGATTATAAAATTCAGGTCGGTGACCTCGATAACCGCAGTAGCCTGCAGTTTATCGATCCGAAAGGCCACACGCTGACCCAGTCGCAGAACGATGCGCTGGTCGCGGTCTTCCAGGCTGCATTCAGCAAATAA
- the purC gene encoding phosphoribosylaminoimidazolesuccinocarboxamide synthase, with product MQKQAELYRGKAKTVYSTENPDLLVLEFRNDTSAGDGARIEQFDRKGMVNNKFNHFIMTKLAEAGIPTQMEALLSDTECLVKKLDMVPVECVVRNRAAGSLVKRLGIEEGIELNPPLFDLFLKNDAMHDPMVNESYCETFGWVSKENLARMQELTYKANDVLKKLFDDAGLILVDFKLEFGLFKGEVVLGDEFSPDGSRLWDKETLDKMDKDRFRQSLGGLIEAYEAVAHRLGVKLD from the coding sequence ATGCAGAAGCAAGCTGAGTTGTATCGTGGCAAAGCGAAGACCGTATACAGCACGGAAAACCCCGATCTGTTGGTGCTCGAGTTCCGCAATGATACGTCAGCAGGGGATGGCGCGCGCATTGAGCAGTTCGATCGTAAAGGCATGGTGAACAACAAGTTCAACCACTTCATTATGACCAAACTGGCCGAAGCGGGTATTCCGACCCAGATGGAAGCGTTGTTGTCCGATACGGAATGTCTGGTGAAGAAACTCGATATGGTCCCGGTGGAATGCGTGGTGCGTAACCGCGCCGCTGGCTCACTGGTGAAGCGTCTTGGCATTGAAGAAGGTATCGAGCTGAATCCGCCGCTGTTCGATCTGTTCCTGAAAAACGACGCCATGCACGATCCGATGGTTAACGAATCTTACTGCGAAACCTTTGGCTGGGTCAGTAAAGAGAACCTGGCGCGCATGCAGGAGTTGACCTACAAAGCCAACGACGTGCTGAAAAAACTGTTCGACGACGCGGGCCTGATCCTTGTTGATTTCAAGCTGGAGTTCGGTCTGTTCAAAGGCGAAGTGGTGCTGGGCGATGAGTTCTCCCCGGACGGCAGCCGCCTGTGGGACAAAGAGACGCTGGATAAAATGGATAAAGACCGTTTCCGTCAGAGCCTGGGCGGTCTGATTGAAGCCTACGAAGCGGTTGCTCACCGTTTAGGCGTTAAGCTCGACTGA
- the ypfJ gene encoding KPN_02809 family neutral zinc metallopeptidase, translating to MRWQGRRESDNVEDRRSSSGGGGPSMGGPGFRLPSGKGGIILLIVVLVAGYYGVDLTGMLTGEPLQQQQQSSRSISPNEDEAAKFTSVILATTEDTWSQQFEKMGKTYQPPKLVMYRGATRTGCGTGQSVMGPFYCPADSTVYIDLSFYDDMKRKLGADGDFAQGYVIAHEVGHHVQKLLGIEPKVRQMQQNASQTEVNHLSVRMELQADCFAGVWGNSMQKQGVLEAGDLEEALNAAEAIGDDRLQQQSQGRVVPDSFTHGTSEQRYTWFKRGFDSGDPAQCDTFGKAM from the coding sequence ATGCGCTGGCAAGGGCGTCGTGAAAGTGACAATGTAGAAGACAGGCGCAGCAGTAGCGGCGGCGGCGGCCCGTCTATGGGCGGTCCTGGCTTCCGGTTACCCAGTGGAAAGGGTGGGATTATTCTGCTGATCGTGGTGCTGGTTGCGGGCTATTACGGTGTCGATTTAACCGGGATGCTGACCGGAGAACCTCTTCAGCAGCAGCAACAATCGTCGCGCTCCATCAGCCCGAATGAAGATGAAGCGGCGAAATTTACCTCCGTGATCCTCGCCACGACCGAAGACACCTGGAGTCAGCAGTTCGAGAAGATGGGGAAAACCTATCAGCCGCCGAAACTGGTGATGTACCGCGGTGCGACGCGTACCGGCTGCGGTACCGGGCAGTCGGTGATGGGCCCGTTCTACTGTCCGGCTGACAGTACCGTCTATATCGATCTCTCTTTTTACGACGACATGAAACGCAAGCTCGGCGCTGACGGCGATTTTGCCCAGGGCTACGTAATTGCGCATGAAGTCGGACACCATGTCCAGAAGCTGCTCGGTATCGAACCTAAAGTGCGCCAGATGCAGCAGAATGCCTCTCAGACGGAAGTAAATCACCTGTCGGTGCGCATGGAGCTGCAGGCGGACTGCTTTGCCGGCGTGTGGGGTAACAGCATGCAGAAGCAGGGCGTGCTCGAAGCGGGGGACCTGGAAGAGGCGCTGAACGCGGCTGAAGCCATTGGCGACGATCGTCTGCAGCAGCAGAGCCAGGGCCGCGTGGTGCCGGACAGCTTTACGCACGGGACCTCTGAACAGCGCTACACCTGGTTCAAACGGGGTTTCGACAGTGGCGACCCGGCGCAGTGTGATACCTTCGGTAAAGCCATGTAA
- a CDS encoding tRNA(Met) cytidine acetyltransferase TmcA, translating to MLAFENLITLLGRTGHRRLVVLSGEPQWALAQAVALRDTLPGDWPWLDEHPSKAMSGLLGREFLHAVFDARVGFDVSAFAALAGTLRAGSLLVLLVPPLSRWADTPDADSVRWSDRPDPIATPHFVHHFCRIIAADPDAIIWQQEKALSLPSFPDMPDWQPARGEPQREQAAILAALLAMEPGVVAITAPRGRGKSALAGMLLTRVAGCAIVTAPAKGATDVIARFAGERFHFMAPDAILASDVQADWLIVDEAAAIPGPLLEQLVNRFPRVVLTTTVQGYEGTGRGFLLKFCARFSALQRYTLSSPIRWAAGCPLERVVDSALLFDDALIDQRPAGDVTLGSLEPQDWERHPARVAGVYELLCAAHYRTSPLDLRRMMDAPGQHFAVAQAGGAIVGALWLVEEGGLSPELSRAVWAGYRRPRGNLVAQSLAAHGGSPLAATLSGRRVTRIAVHPHRQREGIGQALIRTAGGQDYLSVSFGYTDELWRFWRQCGFMLVRMGSYREASSGCYTAMAMRPLTEPGHRLCEQEHQRLCRDARVLSAWNEEKIPVPDRWESTLNSDDWLELAGFAFAHRPFSTSVAALTRLLLAVDAPLAALRGKIEARKEEAALSAELSLSGRKALLARLRSDAALALESLDRARCQQLRERVLQWQFFQ from the coding sequence ATGCTGGCGTTTGAAAATCTGATAACCCTGCTCGGGCGCACAGGCCATCGTCGGCTGGTGGTGCTCAGCGGGGAGCCGCAGTGGGCGCTTGCGCAGGCAGTCGCCCTGCGCGATACCCTCCCCGGCGACTGGCCGTGGCTTGATGAACATCCCTCAAAGGCCATGAGCGGGCTGCTGGGGCGCGAGTTTCTGCATGCCGTCTTTGATGCCCGCGTTGGGTTTGACGTCTCCGCTTTTGCCGCGCTTGCCGGAACGCTGCGTGCCGGAAGCCTGCTGGTGCTGCTGGTTCCGCCCCTGTCCCGGTGGGCTGATACGCCGGACGCGGATTCCGTACGCTGGAGCGACCGACCCGACCCGATCGCCACGCCGCACTTCGTTCACCATTTTTGCCGGATAATCGCCGCCGATCCCGACGCGATTATCTGGCAGCAAGAAAAGGCGTTATCCCTTCCATCCTTCCCTGACATGCCTGACTGGCAGCCCGCCCGCGGCGAGCCGCAGCGCGAGCAGGCCGCTATTCTGGCGGCGCTGCTGGCGATGGAGCCTGGCGTTGTGGCCATCACCGCCCCGCGCGGGCGCGGGAAATCGGCACTCGCGGGGATGTTGCTTACGCGTGTGGCGGGCTGCGCTATCGTCACCGCGCCGGCAAAAGGCGCGACCGACGTGATCGCGCGCTTCGCCGGAGAGCGCTTTCACTTCATGGCTCCGGACGCCATCCTGGCAAGCGACGTGCAGGCGGACTGGCTGATCGTTGACGAGGCGGCTGCCATCCCCGGCCCGCTGCTTGAACAGCTGGTTAACCGTTTCCCACGGGTTGTGCTAACCACGACGGTGCAGGGCTATGAAGGCACCGGCAGGGGCTTTTTGCTGAAATTCTGCGCACGGTTTAGCGCGTTGCAGCGTTACACGCTTTCCAGCCCGATCCGCTGGGCGGCCGGGTGTCCGCTTGAGCGGGTTGTTGATAGCGCCCTGCTGTTTGACGATGCGCTTATCGACCAGCGTCCCGCAGGCGACGTGACCTTAGGCTCGCTTGAACCGCAGGACTGGGAGCGTCATCCGGCGCGCGTGGCGGGCGTTTACGAGCTGCTGTGTGCCGCACACTACCGTACGTCGCCGCTCGATTTACGCCGAATGATGGATGCCCCTGGTCAGCATTTTGCCGTCGCGCAAGCGGGCGGCGCTATTGTCGGGGCGCTCTGGCTGGTGGAGGAGGGCGGGTTATCCCCTGAATTGAGCCGCGCGGTGTGGGCGGGATATCGCCGTCCACGCGGAAATCTTGTGGCCCAGTCTCTGGCGGCGCACGGCGGGTCGCCGCTAGCCGCAACGCTTAGCGGGCGACGCGTGACCCGCATAGCCGTGCATCCCCATCGTCAGCGGGAGGGGATCGGCCAGGCGCTGATCCGCACTGCCGGGGGGCAGGATTACCTCTCCGTCAGTTTTGGCTATACCGACGAGCTGTGGCGCTTCTGGCGGCAGTGCGGCTTTATGCTGGTGCGCATGGGTAGCTACCGGGAGGCCAGCAGCGGCTGCTACACGGCGATGGCGATGCGACCGCTAACTGAGCCAGGGCACCGGCTGTGCGAGCAGGAACACCAACGACTGTGCCGCGATGCGCGCGTTCTTTCGGCGTGGAATGAAGAAAAGATCCCCGTGCCCGATCGCTGGGAGTCTACCCTTAACAGTGATGACTGGCTGGAGCTGGCAGGGTTTGCCTTTGCTCATCGCCCGTTTTCGACCTCGGTGGCGGCCTTAACGCGTCTGCTGCTCGCGGTGGATGCGCCGCTGGCGGCGCTGCGCGGAAAAATTGAGGCACGAAAAGAGGAGGCCGCACTCAGCGCCGAACTCTCTCTTTCCGGGCGTAAAGCATTGCTGGCGCGCCTGCGTAGTGACGCCGCCCTGGCGCTGGAATCGCTCGATCGGGCGCGCTGTCAGCAACTGAGAGAGCGCGTTTTGCAATGGCAATTTTTTCAATGA
- the ypfH gene encoding esterase, protein MKHDHFVVQSPDKPAKQLLLLFHGVGDNAVNMGQIGSWFAPIFPDALIVSIGGVEPCGPDGRQWFSVQGVTEENRQARIDAVMPAFIEIVRYWQQQSGVGANATALIGFSQGSIMSLESVKAQPGLVSRVIAFNGRFATLPQRATTHTTIHLIHGGEDRVIDLAHAVAAQEALIREGGDVTLDIVEDLGHAIDDRSMQFALDHLRYTVPKHYFDEALSGAKPNDDDIVEFM, encoded by the coding sequence ATGAAACATGACCATTTTGTTGTTCAAAGCCCGGACAAACCGGCTAAACAGTTACTGCTGCTGTTTCATGGCGTTGGCGATAATGCCGTCAACATGGGGCAGATTGGCAGCTGGTTCGCACCGATATTCCCGGACGCGCTGATTGTCAGCATTGGTGGCGTGGAGCCATGCGGCCCGGATGGCCGGCAGTGGTTCTCCGTGCAGGGCGTGACCGAAGAAAACCGTCAGGCACGCATTGATGCCGTCATGCCTGCTTTTATCGAAATCGTGCGCTACTGGCAGCAGCAGAGCGGCGTGGGGGCTAACGCAACCGCGCTGATAGGCTTCTCACAGGGGTCGATTATGTCGCTTGAGAGCGTGAAGGCGCAGCCGGGTCTGGTTTCGCGCGTCATTGCTTTTAACGGACGCTTTGCGACGTTGCCGCAGCGGGCCACTACGCACACTACTATTCACCTGATCCACGGTGGTGAAGACAGGGTAATCGATCTGGCTCACGCGGTGGCTGCCCAGGAGGCGCTCATTCGTGAAGGCGGGGATGTCACGCTGGATATCGTCGAGGATCTGGGGCATGCGATTGACGATCGTAGCATGCAGTTTGCGCTCGACCATTTGCGTTACACCGTGCCGAAGCACTACTTCGACGAAGCGCTCAGCGGCGCTAAGCCGAATGATGATGATATTGTCGAGTTTATGTAA
- a CDS encoding YpfN family protein encodes MDWLSKYWWILVLVFLVGVLLNVIKDLKRVDHKKFLANKPDLPPHRDFNDKWDDEDDWPKKDQKK; translated from the coding sequence ATGGATTGGCTTTCAAAGTACTGGTGGATCCTGGTACTGGTGTTTTTAGTGGGCGTGCTGCTTAACGTGATTAAAGATCTGAAGCGCGTTGATCACAAAAAATTCCTCGCCAACAAACCGGATCTCCCGCCGCATCGTGACTTTAACGACAAGTGGGACGATGAAGACGACTGGCCGAAGAAAGACCAGAAGAAGTAA
- the dapE gene encoding succinyl-diaminopimelate desuccinylase, with amino-acid sequence MSCPVIELTQQLIRRPSLSPDDAGCQALMIERLRAIGFTVETMDFGDTQNFWAWRGEGETLAFAGHTDVVPAGDADRWINPPFEPTIRDGMLFGRGAADMKGSLAAMVVAAERFVAQHPDHKNRLAFLITSDEEASAHNGTVKVVEALMARNERLDYCLVGEPSSTEVVGDVVKNGRRGSLTCNLTIHGVQGHVAYPHLADNPVHRAAPMLNELVGIEWDKGNEYFPPTSMQIANIKAGTGSNNVIPGDCFVQFNFRFSTELTDEMIKARVMALLEKYELRYTVDWWLSGQPFLTQRGKLVDAVVNAIAHYNEIKPQLLTTGGTSDGRFIARMGAQVVELGPVNATIHKINECVNAADLQLLARMYQRIMEQLVA; translated from the coding sequence ATGTCATGCCCGGTCATTGAGCTGACTCAGCAGCTTATTCGCCGTCCTTCCCTAAGCCCGGACGATGCAGGTTGTCAGGCATTAATGATTGAACGCCTGCGGGCCATCGGGTTTACCGTTGAAACGATGGACTTCGGCGACACGCAGAACTTCTGGGCATGGCGCGGCGAAGGCGAAACGCTGGCGTTTGCCGGGCATACCGATGTGGTTCCTGCGGGCGACGCAGACCGCTGGATCAACCCGCCGTTCGAGCCGACTATCCGCGACGGCATGCTGTTTGGCCGCGGTGCGGCGGACATGAAAGGTTCGCTGGCGGCCATGGTCGTGGCGGCCGAGCGCTTCGTGGCGCAGCATCCAGACCATAAAAACCGTCTCGCGTTTCTGATCACCTCCGATGAAGAAGCCAGCGCGCACAATGGCACGGTTAAAGTGGTTGAGGCGCTGATGGCGCGCAACGAACGCCTGGACTACTGCCTGGTGGGCGAACCGTCCAGTACCGAGGTCGTCGGCGATGTGGTAAAAAACGGGCGTCGCGGGTCGCTGACCTGTAACCTGACGATCCACGGCGTGCAGGGGCACGTGGCCTATCCGCATCTCGCCGATAACCCGGTTCACCGTGCGGCCCCGATGCTCAATGAGCTGGTGGGTATTGAGTGGGACAAAGGCAACGAATACTTCCCGCCGACCAGTATGCAGATTGCAAATATCAAGGCCGGGACGGGCAGTAACAACGTCATCCCGGGCGATTGTTTCGTTCAGTTCAACTTCCGCTTCAGCACTGAACTGACCGACGAAATGATCAAAGCGCGCGTGATGGCGCTGCTGGAGAAGTATGAATTGCGCTATACCGTGGACTGGTGGCTGTCCGGCCAGCCGTTCCTGACGCAGCGTGGTAAACTGGTGGATGCGGTGGTGAATGCCATCGCGCACTATAATGAAATTAAGCCACAGCTGCTGACAACGGGCGGCACCTCCGACGGACGCTTTATTGCCCGCATGGGGGCACAGGTAGTCGAACTGGGTCCAGTTAACGCGACCATTCATAAAATCAATGAGTGCGTCAACGCGGCAGATTTACAACTGCTGGCCCGTATGTATCAACGTATTATGGAGCAGCTCGTCGCCTGA
- a CDS encoding ArsC family reductase: MVVMYGIKNCDTIKKARRWLEARNIEYRFHDYRADGLDAEFLHTAINELGWEALLNTRGTTWRKLDESLRASITDADSAARLMLEMPAIIKRPLLCKPGQPMLLGFSETLYSDFFVEV, encoded by the coding sequence ATGGTTGTGATGTACGGCATTAAAAACTGCGACACCATCAAAAAAGCCCGCCGCTGGCTGGAGGCCAGGAACATTGAGTACCGCTTCCATGACTACCGCGCCGATGGCCTTGATGCAGAATTTCTGCATACCGCCATCAACGAGCTGGGGTGGGAAGCGCTGCTGAACACCCGCGGTACCACCTGGCGAAAACTCGATGAATCACTGCGAGCCAGCATCACCGACGCCGACAGCGCGGCCAGGCTGATGCTTGAAATGCCAGCAATTATCAAACGCCCATTGCTCTGCAAGCCAGGTCAGCCTATGCTGCTGGGTTTCAGTGAAACCTTATATTCAGACTTTTTTGTTGAGGTGTAG
- the ypfM gene encoding protein YpfM, with translation MIERELGNWKDFIEDMLRK, from the coding sequence ATGATTGAACGTGAACTGGGGAACTGGAAAGACTTTATCGAAGACATGCTTCGTAAATGA